The Antechinus flavipes isolate AdamAnt ecotype Samford, QLD, Australia chromosome 4, AdamAnt_v2, whole genome shotgun sequence genomic interval GCGGCTGCACCACGGGCAGCGGTGGCGGCGGCAGCTCGCACCTGGGCGGGGAAGGGAGAGAGCCCGGGAAGGGAGGGCAGGGCTAGGACGGGACGGAGCCCGGCCCGCCCAGCCCTCTGGCCCCGGGCGGGGAGCGGCGGGAACAAGACATTCCCTGCCTGGGGACGCGGGAGGGAGGGGAGCGGGTGGGGCCCCTCCTGCTGCCCCCGGGGGCGGGTGAGAGGCTCTGGGCACCCCGCCCCCTTCTTGCTCCTCGGACCCCGTGACTCAGCGCTGGGAACTGGGCGGAGGGACGGAGGGGGAGCCGCCTTCCCTCCTGCCCCACTTTCCCACTTGTGCCCCCAGCCCCAAGGCCTTCCTTTCCTGCCCTCTCCCACTCAACTTCCCCTGCTTCCATAGCCTATTCCTTACCGCgattcctccccaccccaacttTTGCATAATCCACTGCCGGGAAAAGGGGAACAGAAACCAGGAAGGAGGGGTCGGGAAAGGAGGGGCAGCTTCCCCACCCCAAGCACACAGCCCTACCCCCAGGGTGGGTGGGGCCGGGATTTGGTCCCATACCCTCACCCCCCTAAAAACCCGCATAGCCGAAAAGGGAACCCCCCTACAAATCAGAAATATATTATTGCTTCTAGATCCCTGGGAAGACCCAgggtttggggaggggagaaccCCACCTTTTACAATAGagctgtgtgtatgtatatatatatattatatatacaaaatatcatatatgtatatatacatatatatatatatatatttatcaccCCTTGGTGGGAGGGAGTCTGCCCCACTCTGGGGGAGAGGAAACTTTCCCCAGGAGCTGCCAAGTTACAGAGGAGCCCAGTCTGGTACCCTTGAAGACAAAAGTTCCCCCGACCCACACAGTACAGTCTGTGCTCCAGAGCCCTCATATTCCTTGGCATAGGTGCCCACCCTGTGACTCCACCCTAGTCCAGCTCCTTTTCCCATTTAAGAGGATTCCATGGCACCCTCGGCCTGGGGTGTGGTTGgtgccccctcctcctcctcttcttcaggAGGccctgggggaggaggaggcggcACAGCCCTTGCTGGCTGCTCCCAGAAACGCGCCAGAGAGAGGCGGAAGTCGTCCAGGTGCCCGTTGGAAAGGTCAAGGCCAGGGCCAGCTGGGGTGGGCGCCTGGGGTGGGGGATAGTGGGGAGGTGCATCATCTTTTCTTCGTCGGCGGGTCCGGACCTCCAAGCAGTTTTGGCCCTTCAAGTGGCGCTGCAGGTGGTCCTCCTTGGCGAAGGCCTTGTGGCACAGGTGGCATTCGAAGGGCCGGTCGCCTGTGTGCAGGTGCATGTGGTTCTTGAGGTCATAGCTGTGGAGGAAGCGTGCCGGGCAGTGTGGGCACGAGTATGGCCGTTCACCAGTATGCTTCCTCATGTGGATCTTCAGCTTGTCATTCctggggagagggggtgggggtgaggggggtAGAAGAGACAGAGTAAGTGTCTGCAGGTAAGACTAAGGCCTGGAAAGTCCTCGTGGCCTCCCCATGGGCCTGACTAACCTGACTTCTGTAGGTGGCTACCTTCCCCCTCAGCCCACTCTCACTTCtgctcccaccccttcccttctctcaccATCCCTGCAGCTCTGTCCTCAGGCACTGGGCTCCTTATTTCCCTCCCATTTTGGCCTCAGTTGTACCTAGCCTTAACCCCTGAAGGGGCATTGCCTCAAATAAAGCGAAATCTGGGGAAGACCTCCTTTAAAAAGGCCGAGGTCTCcccctgcatccagggccatgAGCAATCGTCCTGATGTCTCCCTGGCCACCGGAGTGGgcggctctggaggggaaagtgaggccggTGACTTAAGCCCCCAATTTGCATATCATGGCAATGCCTCCCTGATGTCCTGCCCcccttgagaatgaaggataaacaatcCAGTTTAGCTTCATTCTGTTCTTCATCTGCCTGGGACCCATCTGCCCTATTGCAGTATCTCTGAACTGTTCATCTGGCCTTTTCGCCCCCTCCTCTGCCCATCCCTCCACTGCCACTGGATCCCGCCCAGGGCCCCTCCCCTTCCGGTTCTCAGTGAGTATGGCCCTCTCCTGTGCCCTCTTGCCCACTGCACCCCCGGGGAAATTCACCTGGTGAATCTGACGCCACAGACTTCGCAGGCAAAGGGCTTCTCACCAGTGTGGGTCCGCATGTGTCGGGGTAGCTTGCCCGCCCCGTGAATGATCTTGTGGCAAACTGGACATTCTTGGGGCATCTGGGAACGACGCTTGCGTACCAGTTTGTCCTGGCCATCTATCCCCGGTGTGAGGGCTTCGTGGTTCAGGGAACTCAGATAGGCCATCAGGTCGGGGTCAATGGCATCTTCGTCTGAGCCCAACTCTTCGGGGGACAGGGGGGGTGCTCCGCTCTGAGCCAGACCATAGGTTGGGGGGTACACCagatcttcctcctcttcctccccctcgtATCCTTCATAGCCCGGGTGCCCCTCGGGGGGTGATCTGGCCCCACCAGGGGGGCTGTAGCCGTCGCCTAGCCCCATGCCACTTGGTGCCTCTTCCTCATCTGGGTAGGTAAAGGGGTGGGGGGGGATGGCAGCCACATCAGTCGCCAGATGGTTGGTTTGAGGCCTCTTTGTCTGCAAAAAGGCTTTTCGGGGCTTTCGGCTTCGTCGAGGAACAGGCCGCGTCGGGGGTGGTGGCGGTGGAAGGGGGGCTGGTAGGGGGCTGTCATCCCCATTGGGCACCCGAGTGCCCACAGTTGCAAAGGCCTCCAGGTACTGGCGGGCTCTCTCACAGTCATCTTCATCGGGACCAGGGGCTTCCAGCCCACTCCCCTGCAGGATTTCCACACAGGCAGCGATGACGCAGGGGATCTCCAGCAGTCTTGCCGCCTGCAGGACAGCGGGCATGTTGGCGCTGCTGGTGGTGAGGGTGGCCGTGTAGGCAAACTCGAGCAAGGCCCCCAGTGCTTCCGGGCCCACAAAGTCCAGCTCACAGACGCCAGCACCCGAGGAGGTGGCCATTCCGCCGCTGGCCCCCGTGCCCCCCCCTCCCTCAGTGAAGAGTTTCTTAAAATAGTGGCTGCAGGCAGCCAGCACCGCCCGGTGGGTTCGGTACTCCAGGCCTTGGGTTCGGATGGTGAGATCGCACAGCTGGCCCAGCTGGCGCTGCTCATTCAGGCAGCTGAGGAGCTCGCTGCTGTGATCTGGGAAGGGAATCCCAATGAGGTCGTCTTCAGGGCTCCCCATCCTCACCTGCAGGGGGGATGGAAACACGGGGTTAGCAGAGGGAGCTTTTGAGGGAAGGAGTGAGTGTAGGGGAGTTTCTTCAACCAAACCCCCAGCTTCAGCAGCTCCATTCATTCCCTCTCCCTGTGAGAAACCATGGCTTGAGAATTCCTGGGGAAAAATACTGGGCAAAAACAAGAGTTGGAATCTAACCCCAGCTCCGCCACAAATTCAGTGGGATGTTTGTCCAGGTCACCAAAACTCAAGGTTCC includes:
- the ZBTB7B gene encoding zinc finger and BTB domain-containing protein 7B yields the protein MGSPEDDLIGIPFPDHSSELLSCLNEQRQLGQLCDLTIRTQGLEYRTHRAVLAACSHYFKKLFTEGGGGTGASGGMATSSGAGVCELDFVGPEALGALLEFAYTATLTTSSANMPAVLQAARLLEIPCVIAACVEILQGSGLEAPGPDEDDCERARQYLEAFATVGTRVPNGDDSPLPAPLPPPPPPTRPVPRRSRKPRKAFLQTKRPQTNHLATDVAAIPPHPFTYPDEEEAPSGMGLGDGYSPPGGARSPPEGHPGYEGYEGEEEEEDLVYPPTYGLAQSGAPPLSPEELGSDEDAIDPDLMAYLSSLNHEALTPGIDGQDKLVRKRRSQMPQECPVCHKIIHGAGKLPRHMRTHTGEKPFACEVCGVRFTRNDKLKIHMRKHTGERPYSCPHCPARFLHSYDLKNHMHLHTGDRPFECHLCHKAFAKEDHLQRHLKGQNCLEVRTRRRRKDDAPPHYPPPQAPTPAGPGLDLSNGHLDDFRLSLARFWEQPARAVPPPPPPGPPEEEEEEGAPTTPQAEGAMESS